In a genomic window of Amycolatopsis japonica:
- a CDS encoding MarR family winged helix-turn-helix transcriptional regulator, producing the protein MTTEEPQDDEVVTWWGLVIEGYLATQNKLMGEIAERFGLAPASFDILLRLVRSPEHRMPMTRLAVEAALSSGGFTKVADRLVAADLICRVPSPDDRRVTFAALTEHGLDVAEKAREACAEILRRIVLTPLGDDAHALAEAMRTLRAVNGG; encoded by the coding sequence GTGACAACCGAGGAACCGCAAGACGACGAAGTGGTCACGTGGTGGGGCCTGGTGATCGAGGGCTACCTGGCCACGCAGAACAAGCTGATGGGCGAGATCGCCGAACGGTTCGGCCTGGCGCCGGCGTCGTTCGACATCCTGTTGCGGCTCGTGCGCTCACCCGAGCACCGGATGCCGATGACGCGGCTGGCCGTCGAGGCGGCGCTGTCCAGCGGCGGGTTCACCAAGGTCGCGGACCGGCTGGTCGCCGCGGACCTCATCTGCCGGGTACCCAGCCCGGACGACCGCCGGGTCACGTTCGCGGCGCTCACCGAGCACGGTCTCGACGTCGCGGAGAAGGCGCGGGAGGCGTGCGCGGAGATCCTGCGGCGCATCGTCCTGACTCCGCTCGGTGACGACGCGCACGCGCTCGCCGAAGCCATGCGGACGCTGCGCGCCGTCAACGGCGGCTGA
- a CDS encoding ring-cleaving dioxygenase, which produces MSIKTSGLHHVTAIGGDPQRNADFYTRALGLRLVKTTVNFDDPGTYHLYYGDGSGKPGSLMTFFPWKDAPKGRHGTGQATTTSFSVPEASLGWWKQHLAASGTETSQIRNSDGEETLTFADPDGLKLALVAHPQGDPRDPWDTKLVPAEHAIRGLHSVTLSVSKEDATAGMLTDGLGLSFEHQESNRLRFSAGEGGPGALVDVLVTPDAPRGLVAAGTVHHVAWRAPDEETQAAWRDELIDDGVNVTSILDRQYFRSIYFREPGGTLLEVATDEPGFAIDEPLLELGRALKLPPWLEPKREDIEAMLPKLDLPSENNPR; this is translated from the coding sequence ATGTCGATCAAGACTTCGGGCCTGCACCACGTCACCGCCATCGGTGGCGACCCCCAGCGCAACGCGGACTTCTACACCCGGGCCCTCGGCCTGCGGCTGGTGAAGACCACCGTGAACTTCGACGACCCCGGCACCTACCACCTCTATTACGGCGACGGATCCGGCAAGCCCGGCTCGCTGATGACGTTCTTCCCGTGGAAGGACGCCCCGAAGGGCCGCCACGGCACCGGCCAGGCGACCACGACGTCGTTCTCCGTGCCCGAGGCCTCACTCGGCTGGTGGAAGCAGCACCTCGCCGCGAGCGGCACCGAGACGAGCCAGATCCGGAACTCCGACGGCGAGGAGACGCTCACCTTCGCCGATCCGGACGGCCTGAAGCTCGCGCTCGTCGCGCATCCGCAGGGCGATCCGCGCGACCCGTGGGACACCAAGCTCGTCCCCGCCGAACACGCGATCCGCGGCCTGCACTCCGTCACGCTGTCGGTGTCCAAAGAGGACGCGACCGCCGGGATGCTGACCGACGGCCTCGGCCTGTCCTTCGAGCACCAGGAGAGCAACCGCCTCCGGTTCTCCGCCGGTGAGGGCGGCCCCGGCGCGCTCGTCGACGTCCTCGTGACCCCCGACGCCCCGCGCGGGCTGGTCGCGGCGGGCACCGTGCACCACGTCGCCTGGCGTGCGCCGGACGAAGAGACCCAGGCCGCCTGGCGCGACGAGCTCATCGACGACGGCGTGAACGTGACGTCCATTTTGGACCGTCAGTACTTCCGCTCGATCTACTTCCGCGAGCCGGGCGGCACCCTGCTCGAGGTCGCGACCGACGAACCCGGTTTCGCGATCGACGAGCCGCTGCTCGAACTCGGCCGCGCGCTGAAACTCCCGCCGTGGCTGGAGCCCAAGCGCGAGGACATCGAGGCCATGCTGCCGAAACTGGACCTCCCGAGCGAGAACAACCCGCGATGA
- a CDS encoding alpha/beta hydrolase codes for MSTLEHKYVEGAADEPVLLLLHGTGGGPDDLVPLARRLSPASALLAPAGPVSEHGAARWFRRLAEGVFDHEDVVFRANQLADFVLASREEYGLGDRRLVAIGFSNGANIAAAVTLLRPDAVRESALFAAMSPLPEPPREDLSGTRVFLSNGEHDPMAPLGSAETLVRDLRERGADVVAHRHPGGHQVTGNGLVAAAGWLNP; via the coding sequence ATGAGCACCTTGGAGCACAAGTACGTCGAGGGCGCGGCCGACGAGCCGGTGCTGCTGCTCCTGCACGGCACCGGCGGCGGGCCGGACGACCTCGTACCGCTGGCCCGGCGGCTGAGCCCGGCGTCGGCGCTGCTCGCGCCGGCCGGGCCGGTGTCGGAACACGGTGCGGCGCGCTGGTTCCGGCGGCTGGCCGAGGGCGTCTTCGACCACGAGGACGTCGTCTTCCGCGCGAACCAGCTGGCCGATTTCGTGCTCGCCTCGCGCGAGGAATACGGCCTCGGCGACCGGCGGCTCGTCGCCATCGGGTTCTCCAACGGCGCCAACATCGCCGCCGCGGTGACCCTGCTCCGCCCGGACGCCGTCCGGGAGTCCGCGCTGTTCGCGGCGATGTCACCGCTCCCGGAGCCGCCACGCGAAGACCTGTCCGGCACCAGGGTCTTCCTGTCGAACGGCGAGCACGATCCGATGGCGCCGCTGGGTTCGGCCGAGACACTCGTCCGTGACCTGCGCGAACGCGGCGCGGACGTGGTCGCCCACCGGCATCCCGGCGGGCACCAGGTCACCGGCAACGGTTTGGTAGCGGCCGCGGGGTGGCTCAACCCGTAG
- a CDS encoding dipeptidase yields the protein MTNGDLVRAQALLDRVLLADGHNDLPWELRVTTGPDPVEAVAGTDLTVRQPHLHTDFPKLAEGRLGMQFWSVYVPCQFEGHSAVTAVLEQIEIVHQMAERYPDRLALVDTADQAEAAFRDGKIASLLGAEGGHSIAESLGVLRILRRLGVRYMTLTHNYNTTWADSGTDEPEHGGLTEFGRDVVREMNEIGMLVDLSHVAPSTMRAALEVSSAPVIFSHSSCTAVNDHPRNIPDDVLETLAAKDGVAMVTFVPGFISPKVAEWDDQLRQDMEAAGRDYRNIDQRTKFTAERGGPDKPKAGIDDVVAHIEHAREVAGVDHIGLGGDYDGVATLPEGLEDVSKYPVLFAALLERGWSEEDCAKLAGKNTLRVLRAADEVTRSDA from the coding sequence ATGACTAACGGGGACCTCGTCCGCGCCCAGGCCCTGCTCGACAGGGTCCTCCTCGCGGACGGGCACAACGATCTGCCATGGGAGCTGCGGGTCACGACCGGGCCGGATCCGGTCGAGGCCGTGGCGGGCACGGATCTCACGGTCCGCCAGCCGCATCTCCACACCGACTTCCCGAAGCTCGCCGAGGGCAGGCTCGGGATGCAGTTCTGGTCCGTCTACGTGCCTTGCCAGTTCGAGGGGCACAGCGCGGTGACGGCGGTCCTCGAACAGATCGAGATCGTGCACCAGATGGCCGAGCGATACCCCGATCGCCTGGCCCTCGTGGACACCGCCGACCAGGCCGAAGCCGCGTTCCGCGACGGCAAGATCGCTTCGCTGCTGGGTGCCGAGGGCGGCCACAGCATCGCCGAATCCCTTGGCGTGCTGAGGATCCTGCGCCGCCTCGGCGTCCGCTACATGACGCTGACGCACAACTACAACACCACCTGGGCCGACTCCGGCACCGACGAACCCGAGCACGGCGGGCTCACCGAATTCGGCCGTGACGTCGTCCGCGAGATGAACGAGATCGGCATGCTCGTCGACCTCTCGCACGTCGCGCCGAGCACCATGCGCGCGGCGCTGGAGGTCAGCTCCGCGCCGGTGATCTTCAGCCACTCCTCCTGCACCGCGGTCAACGACCACCCCCGCAACATCCCCGACGACGTGCTGGAAACGCTGGCGGCCAAGGACGGCGTCGCGATGGTGACGTTCGTGCCGGGCTTCATCTCGCCGAAGGTCGCCGAGTGGGACGACCAGCTGCGCCAGGACATGGAAGCCGCGGGCAGGGATTACCGCAACATCGACCAGCGCACGAAGTTCACCGCGGAGCGAGGCGGCCCGGATAAGCCGAAGGCGGGCATCGACGACGTCGTCGCGCACATCGAGCACGCGCGCGAAGTGGCCGGTGTCGACCACATCGGACTCGGCGGCGACTACGACGGAGTCGCGACGCTGCCCGAAGGCCTCGAGGACGTGTCCAAGTACCCGGTGCTGTTCGCCGCGCTGCTGGAACGCGGCTGGAGCGAAGAGGACTGCGCGAAGCTGGCCGGGAAGAACACCTTGCGCGTGCTGCGCGCGGCGGACGAGGTCACCCGTTCGGACGCTTGA
- a CDS encoding LapA family protein, translated as MTQPEEGTAEVPVRPPETAGGARHSGKFEAGPKLKRTRVSGTWIAVIVALIVLVFLLVFILQNQDTATVHFLGMSGSMPLAVAMLFSVIAGGALVALVGGARILQLRKQAKKSRHQLR; from the coding sequence ATGACGCAGCCGGAGGAAGGCACCGCCGAGGTTCCCGTCAGGCCGCCCGAGACCGCGGGCGGCGCACGCCACAGCGGAAAGTTCGAGGCCGGCCCGAAACTCAAACGGACCCGGGTGAGCGGCACCTGGATCGCCGTCATCGTGGCGCTGATCGTGCTGGTGTTCCTGCTCGTGTTCATCCTGCAGAACCAGGACACGGCCACCGTCCACTTCCTCGGCATGTCCGGCAGCATGCCGCTGGCGGTCGCGATGCTGTTCTCGGTGATCGCCGGCGGCGCGCTGGTCGCGCTCGTCGGCGGCGCCCGGATCCTGCAGTTGCGCAAGCAGGCCAAGAAGTCCCGGCATCAGCTGCGCTGA
- a CDS encoding AraC family transcriptional regulator encodes MDVFSDLIRGVRSHGSLFGSTTLSPPWAVHFVDGAPLTLCAVLTGAGWIVPEEGPPEPLRAGESVIVRGPATFTFVDEVGTSAEPLACGEHCATPEQGGTRHRLGWVDDPGGETTLIVGAYPVRGEIGRPLLDALPVVLRVDAGGAGDPVLEHLAAEVAIDAPGQQVVLDRLLDWMLVCSLREWFDRPGGEPPAWWAAQRDPVVGDALRLLHAEPAAPWTVGSLAARAGVSRSTLAKRFAELVGEPPLTYLTRWRMTLAADLLTGKASATISDIARTVGYSDAFGFSAAFKRVRGVNPSEFRSGVAQRS; translated from the coding sequence GTGGACGTGTTCAGTGACCTGATCCGCGGCGTGCGGTCCCACGGTTCGTTGTTCGGCAGCACGACGCTGTCCCCGCCCTGGGCAGTGCACTTCGTGGACGGCGCGCCGCTGACCCTGTGCGCCGTGCTCACCGGGGCGGGCTGGATCGTGCCTGAGGAGGGTCCGCCCGAGCCGCTTCGCGCGGGCGAGTCGGTCATCGTGCGCGGGCCCGCGACGTTCACCTTCGTCGACGAAGTCGGCACTTCGGCCGAGCCGCTCGCGTGCGGCGAGCACTGCGCGACGCCCGAACAGGGCGGGACGCGGCACCGGCTCGGCTGGGTCGACGACCCCGGCGGTGAGACGACCTTGATCGTCGGCGCGTACCCGGTGCGCGGCGAGATCGGCCGTCCGCTGCTGGACGCGCTGCCCGTCGTGCTGCGGGTGGACGCCGGGGGCGCGGGTGACCCAGTCCTGGAACACCTCGCCGCGGAAGTCGCCATCGACGCGCCGGGCCAGCAGGTCGTCCTCGACCGGCTGCTGGACTGGATGCTGGTCTGTTCCCTGCGCGAGTGGTTCGACCGGCCGGGCGGTGAGCCGCCGGCGTGGTGGGCGGCGCAGCGGGATCCGGTGGTGGGCGACGCGCTGCGCCTGCTGCACGCGGAGCCGGCGGCACCGTGGACCGTCGGCTCGCTGGCCGCACGCGCCGGGGTCTCACGGTCGACGCTGGCCAAGCGGTTCGCCGAGCTGGTCGGCGAACCGCCGTTGACCTATCTCACCCGCTGGCGCATGACGCTCGCGGCGGATCTGCTGACCGGCAAGGCGTCCGCGACCATCTCGGACATCGCGCGCACCGTCGGCTACTCCGACGCCTTCGGGTTCAGCGCGGCGTTCAAACGCGTGCGCGGCGTCAACCCCAGCGAGTTCCGGAGCGGCGTCGCTCAGCGCAGCTGA
- a CDS encoding pyridoxamine 5'-phosphate oxidase family protein → MLTSDDLEFLRRPLHGFLAVAGGPVRPVWFEATADGAIQLFTPRESPKVRRLDDDPRASIIVAAPVGERERWVSVSGPATVEPDGAHDLAARLAERYWDLEDPAHAGELAGIQTLDLVRLVIRPEKVSRYLM, encoded by the coding sequence ATGCTGACCTCCGACGACCTCGAATTCCTCCGCCGCCCCCTGCACGGATTCCTGGCCGTGGCCGGCGGCCCGGTCCGGCCGGTGTGGTTCGAGGCCACCGCCGACGGCGCCATCCAGCTGTTCACGCCCCGTGAGTCGCCCAAGGTGCGACGGCTGGACGACGATCCCCGCGCGTCGATCATCGTGGCCGCGCCGGTCGGCGAGCGAGAGCGCTGGGTCTCGGTCTCCGGGCCCGCCACGGTGGAACCCGACGGGGCGCACGACCTGGCCGCCCGGCTCGCCGAGCGCTATTGGGACCTCGAAGACCCGGCCCACGCGGGCGAGCTCGCCGGGATCCAGACCCTCGACCTCGTGCGGCTCGTCATTCGGCCTGAGAAGGTGAGCCGCTACCTGATGTGA
- a CDS encoding maleylpyruvate isomerase family mycothiol-dependent enzyme, with product MSFTRWGPPIDVLPLFAREEQALLDVLTGLDADRWAAPTVCTGWTVHDLAAHILGDKLGRLSRDRDDYRTTAPREGERFEDFIDRINDEWVVACRRLSPEVLFAMLVDSTSQIAEMFGRADLDAVGDPVSWAGDEPAPVWLDVAREYTECWVHQQQIREAVGARLLDDPDFRGPVVDTFMRALPHTLRDIDARVGRQVAYTVTGPGGGKWTARRTADGWELDRAAPTSRTPLASVTTDADTFWRLCTRNPADRARVAAEGDENVCAAVLGMTSIITSGSGSPSQAE from the coding sequence ATGAGCTTCACGCGCTGGGGTCCGCCGATCGACGTCCTCCCGTTGTTCGCGCGGGAGGAGCAGGCCTTGCTGGACGTCCTGACCGGATTGGACGCGGACCGATGGGCCGCGCCGACGGTGTGCACGGGCTGGACGGTGCACGATCTCGCGGCCCACATCCTGGGCGACAAACTCGGCAGGCTGTCCCGCGACCGCGACGACTACCGGACGACGGCGCCCCGCGAGGGCGAGCGGTTCGAGGACTTCATCGACCGGATCAACGACGAATGGGTGGTCGCGTGCCGGCGGCTGTCCCCCGAAGTGCTGTTCGCGATGCTGGTGGACAGCACCTCGCAGATCGCCGAGATGTTCGGCCGCGCCGACCTCGACGCCGTCGGCGACCCGGTGAGCTGGGCCGGGGACGAGCCCGCGCCGGTATGGCTCGACGTCGCCCGCGAGTACACCGAATGCTGGGTGCACCAGCAGCAGATCCGCGAGGCCGTCGGCGCGCGGTTGCTCGACGATCCGGACTTCCGCGGGCCGGTGGTCGACACCTTCATGCGGGCGTTGCCGCACACCCTGCGTGACATCGACGCCCGCGTCGGCAGGCAGGTCGCCTACACCGTCACCGGCCCGGGCGGTGGGAAGTGGACGGCACGGCGGACCGCGGACGGCTGGGAACTCGACCGCGCCGCGCCGACGTCACGAACGCCGCTGGCCTCGGTGACGACGGACGCGGACACCTTCTGGCGGCTGTGCACCCGGAACCCGGCGGACCGCGCCCGCGTCGCCGCCGAGGGCGACGAAAACGTTTGCGCCGCCGTGCTCGGGATGACGTCGATCATCACATCAGGTAGCGGCTCACCTTCTCAGGCCGAATGA
- a CDS encoding Abi-alpha family protein, with amino-acid sequence MSNDRPAGEDLAAFAKRAGQLAGWAARTGFEFTRKLPGVEIAEQVIKQGERQLLSELRRRLDEVDDPYHAALTAASAMNRPDTNGSRPVEATITLVHTRAQLEPLRAAMAELLNHSIGFGRERAREYLYAIILRQLTPDEARILSALSDGSPFPAVDVAERTSLGAAGRFVLRNASTVGKAAGVSLPDQVPGYLTRLIGLGLVELDEEVPALETQYEILLTDETVREAEKSVKRAKFVKRTVHISRLGAQFWQACDPSAG; translated from the coding sequence GTGAGCAACGACCGACCCGCCGGTGAAGACCTGGCCGCTTTCGCCAAACGCGCGGGACAGCTGGCGGGCTGGGCCGCCCGCACGGGTTTCGAGTTCACCCGCAAGCTCCCCGGTGTCGAAATCGCGGAACAGGTCATCAAACAGGGCGAGCGGCAACTGCTCTCGGAGCTGCGCCGCCGTCTCGACGAGGTCGACGACCCGTACCACGCCGCGCTCACCGCCGCGTCCGCGATGAACCGGCCCGACACCAACGGCTCCCGGCCGGTCGAGGCCACCATCACCCTCGTGCACACCCGCGCCCAGCTCGAACCGCTCCGCGCGGCGATGGCCGAACTGCTCAACCACTCGATCGGCTTCGGCCGCGAGCGGGCGCGCGAATACCTCTACGCGATCATCCTGCGCCAGCTCACGCCGGACGAGGCCCGCATCCTTTCCGCGCTCTCCGACGGCTCGCCGTTCCCCGCCGTCGACGTCGCCGAGCGCACGAGCCTCGGTGCCGCCGGGCGGTTCGTGCTGCGCAACGCCTCCACCGTCGGCAAGGCGGCCGGGGTGTCGCTGCCGGACCAGGTGCCCGGCTACCTCACCAGGCTGATCGGGCTCGGCCTGGTCGAGCTGGACGAAGAGGTGCCCGCGCTGGAGACGCAGTACGAGATCCTGCTGACCGACGAGACCGTCCGCGAGGCGGAGAAATCGGTGAAGCGGGCCAAGTTCGTCAAACGCACGGTCCACATTTCCCGGCTCGGCGCCCAGTTCTGGCAGGCCTGCGACCCGAGCGCCGGTTGA
- a CDS encoding DUF445 domain-containing protein yields the protein MGAFLDGILADFGRHWPLYVSIPIVAALIGYTTKLVAIRMMFQPVEFIGIKPFLGWQGIVPKRAARMASIACDTMTEQLIKPAEVVARLDPQRIAKEIEKPLQAAVEDIVRDVAAHYQPGLWESLPVGMQRLVIQRVQAETPRMVAAVLELIKSDVDSVFDLKGMVVTALVKDKRLLNRIFQEAGDKEFKFIARSGIFFGGLIGVIQMIAWVLFKFPLIMPLFGLFTGWFTDWLALRMIFYPIEERRYFGVRWQGLFLKRRGEVAEAYGALIAKEIITPHNVIEAVLRGPLSDRVLGLIQRQLDAQLGRRVGVGKPLVVFAVGSRRYQDMKLNIAEKIMDKLPETMRYIEDYATDAMDIRNVLVTKMKELSPREFEGLLRPAFQQDEWILIATGAVLGFAVGEAQVLLLEHFAA from the coding sequence ATGGGTGCGTTCCTCGACGGGATCCTCGCCGACTTCGGCAGGCACTGGCCGCTCTACGTCTCCATCCCGATCGTCGCCGCCCTGATCGGCTACACCACCAAACTCGTCGCGATCCGGATGATGTTCCAGCCGGTCGAGTTCATCGGGATCAAACCCTTCCTCGGCTGGCAGGGCATCGTGCCCAAACGCGCCGCGCGGATGGCGAGCATCGCCTGCGACACGATGACCGAGCAGCTGATCAAACCGGCGGAGGTCGTCGCCCGGCTCGATCCGCAGAGAATCGCCAAGGAGATCGAAAAACCGCTCCAGGCGGCCGTCGAGGACATCGTGCGCGACGTCGCCGCCCACTACCAGCCGGGGCTGTGGGAATCGCTGCCGGTGGGGATGCAGCGGCTGGTGATCCAGCGCGTCCAGGCCGAGACGCCGCGGATGGTCGCGGCCGTGCTGGAGCTCATCAAGTCCGATGTGGACAGTGTGTTCGACCTCAAGGGCATGGTGGTCACCGCACTGGTCAAGGACAAACGGCTGCTGAACCGGATCTTCCAGGAAGCGGGCGACAAGGAGTTCAAGTTCATCGCCCGCTCCGGCATCTTCTTCGGCGGGCTCATCGGCGTCATCCAGATGATCGCGTGGGTGCTGTTCAAGTTCCCGCTGATCATGCCGCTGTTCGGGCTCTTCACCGGCTGGTTCACCGACTGGCTGGCGTTGCGGATGATCTTCTACCCGATCGAGGAACGCCGGTATTTCGGCGTGCGCTGGCAGGGCCTGTTCCTGAAGCGGCGTGGCGAGGTCGCGGAGGCGTACGGCGCGCTGATCGCGAAGGAGATCATCACCCCGCACAACGTGATCGAGGCGGTGCTGCGCGGACCGCTGTCGGACCGGGTGCTCGGGCTGATCCAACGGCAGCTCGACGCTCAGCTCGGGCGGCGCGTCGGCGTCGGGAAACCGCTGGTGGTGTTCGCCGTCGGCAGCAGGCGGTATCAGGACATGAAGCTGAACATCGCCGAGAAGATCATGGACAAGCTTCCCGAGACCATGCGGTACATCGAGGATTACGCGACCGACGCGATGGACATCCGGAACGTGCTGGTGACGAAGATGAAGGAGCTGTCGCCGCGCGAATTCGAAGGACTGCTGCGGCCGGCGTTCCAGCAGGACGAATGGATCCTGATCGCGACCGGCGCCGTCCTCGGCTTCGCCGTCGGTGAGGCCCAAGTCCTCCTCCTGGAGCACTTCGCCGCCTGA